A genomic window from Myxococcaceae bacterium includes:
- a CDS encoding PilN domain-containing protein, with amino-acid sequence MAKQVIGFDLGSHSIKVVCLEGREVKETFEIPNSPEALQQLSVHESFQQNFVVSGISGVDAQIRALDVPFSNAKKIGGILGGLMDAHLPLEIDDLMISWFLASQKEDPQQSILAGFAKRETIRNYLDLLNTFQVNPNILTIKSAALFELLKMAQPVSGVAAVVDMGDKTCTVCVGDSRRIRIARSIGKSDRSSVLREIKQTMLSLDEPISQIYLTGGGALADGVEAEFSERLKVPCQILRPLGLSPVLALALSYALIGSTPREKLNRFNLRKEEFAFTSPVRLVSSRNQKLGIWALILLSLIVVNYGTRRYFLSARIDAFLEREAKLCEKVTGANPCLGPMKKMLAQDKQDKIPDKSALDIYVEVSNAIPPNLKLKLSELDIGNKGVRMSGNTADFESVDQIVSTLSQVPCFKKVEKGRARQGESGVHFQISMDYDCGASQ; translated from the coding sequence ATGGCGAAACAGGTGATAGGATTCGATTTAGGCAGCCATTCGATCAAGGTTGTTTGTTTGGAAGGTCGAGAGGTCAAAGAGACTTTTGAAATTCCTAATTCTCCAGAGGCCCTTCAGCAACTGAGTGTCCATGAATCTTTCCAACAAAACTTTGTGGTGAGTGGCATTTCAGGAGTGGATGCTCAGATTCGAGCTTTGGACGTGCCGTTCTCAAATGCTAAAAAAATAGGTGGCATTTTGGGAGGGTTGATGGATGCGCACCTGCCCCTTGAAATCGATGATTTGATGATTTCATGGTTCTTGGCCAGCCAAAAAGAAGATCCTCAGCAGTCCATTCTCGCGGGCTTTGCTAAGCGAGAAACGATTCGAAACTATTTGGATTTGTTGAACACGTTCCAAGTGAATCCAAACATTTTAACCATCAAATCGGCTGCTTTGTTTGAGTTGCTCAAAATGGCGCAACCCGTTTCTGGAGTGGCGGCTGTTGTGGATATGGGAGATAAAACCTGCACGGTCTGCGTGGGCGACTCCAGAAGAATCCGAATCGCGCGCTCCATTGGAAAATCAGACCGCTCTTCCGTTCTTCGGGAGATCAAGCAGACCATGCTTTCTTTGGATGAGCCGATTTCTCAGATCTATTTGACAGGCGGAGGGGCTTTGGCAGACGGGGTTGAGGCGGAGTTCTCAGAGCGTTTGAAAGTCCCGTGTCAAATCCTCAGGCCGTTGGGTCTTTCTCCTGTGTTGGCTCTTGCTTTAAGCTACGCGCTGATTGGCAGCACTCCGCGCGAGAAACTCAATCGCTTCAATCTGCGAAAAGAAGAATTTGCTTTTACCTCTCCTGTTCGACTGGTTTCAAGTCGCAATCAAAAACTGGGCATCTGGGCTTTGATCTTGCTCAGTTTGATCGTGGTGAACTATGGAACGCGCCGTTACTTTTTGAGTGCTCGAATCGATGCGTTCCTCGAACGAGAAGCAAAGCTGTGTGAAAAAGTAACGGGGGCCAATCCTTGCCTGGGCCCCATGAAAAAAATGCTGGCCCAAGACAAACAAGACAAAATTCCGGATAAAAGTGCCTTGGATATCTATGTTGAGGTTTCCAATGCGATCCCCCCAAATCTGAAGCTAAAATTAAGTGAGTTGGATATTGGGAACAAGGGTGTTCGTATGTCTGGGAATACAGCCGACTTTGAGTCTGTCGATCAGATCGTCTCGACGCTGAGTCAGGTTCCTTGTTTTAAAAAGGTAGAGAAGGGTCGGGCGCGTCAGGGAGAATCCGGTGTGCATTTTCAAATATCCATGGACTATGATTGTGGGGCTTCTCAATGA
- a CDS encoding general secretion pathway protein GspK, producing MVGQAHLPGKRQLRVRGMALLLVVTSLALISAVVTDLMVEQQSEYQIALRQRDALKAQALAEGGLNISGLFLTIQSAIQPYFTQFAAMGVPIPKQTIWEMLSIDSSLFGNLVSGELQTTLGIDVSEAVKKRKAEKQKIQEDHGVFIPPEGGFGSFEGAFSVSVEDEESKISLANWTKAENRSKVRKLVASLFSNRHQDLLFKKVNRADLIANIYDYIDEDELRINPYATPSDWGQPFGGSERDQYASMKDLRPKNAYFDSLSELNLVPGFSDRHFEAFSPALTIYGDDNKVNILSAQEPVVQALIRYCASNDQDPNLQTQTWVDSAAQQWMQYKSTGGGPVSPVGFMKFLKALPLSINDKMCQEILGVESKYFTLKSQATINGVSRTLTLTTRVYKGDQKRYYFRAQ from the coding sequence ATGGTTGGACAAGCCCATCTTCCTGGGAAGCGGCAATTGAGAGTCCGTGGAATGGCGCTGCTTTTGGTGGTGACCTCCCTCGCCTTGATCTCTGCGGTGGTGACCGACTTAATGGTTGAGCAGCAGTCCGAATACCAGATTGCTCTGCGACAACGAGATGCTTTAAAGGCACAAGCCCTCGCGGAAGGCGGCTTAAACATCTCCGGCCTCTTTTTAACGATTCAAAGCGCTATTCAACCGTATTTTACGCAATTTGCGGCGATGGGAGTGCCAATACCCAAACAGACGATTTGGGAGATGTTATCGATTGACAGCAGCTTGTTTGGAAATTTGGTTTCAGGAGAGCTTCAGACAACGCTTGGGATCGATGTGAGCGAAGCAGTCAAAAAACGCAAAGCAGAAAAGCAGAAAATCCAGGAAGATCACGGAGTGTTTATCCCGCCGGAAGGTGGATTCGGATCTTTTGAGGGAGCTTTCTCGGTTTCCGTGGAAGATGAAGAGAGCAAGATATCCCTGGCAAACTGGACCAAAGCAGAGAATCGTTCAAAAGTTCGAAAACTGGTCGCTTCTCTTTTTTCAAATCGCCACCAAGACTTACTTTTTAAAAAAGTGAATCGAGCCGATTTAATTGCCAATATCTATGACTACATCGATGAGGATGAGCTTCGAATTAATCCTTATGCGACACCCAGCGATTGGGGGCAACCTTTTGGGGGCTCGGAACGAGATCAGTATGCATCGATGAAAGACCTTAGGCCTAAAAATGCCTATTTCGATAGTTTGAGTGAGCTCAATTTAGTCCCGGGCTTCTCGGATCGGCATTTTGAAGCATTTTCCCCGGCACTGACGATCTATGGAGATGACAACAAAGTGAATATCTTGTCCGCTCAAGAACCGGTTGTGCAGGCTTTGATTCGGTATTGCGCGAGCAATGACCAGGACCCTAATCTTCAAACACAGACTTGGGTTGATTCTGCGGCTCAGCAATGGATGCAGTACAAATCTACCGGTGGAGGCCCGGTGAGCCCCGTGGGTTTTATGAAATTTCTCAAAGCATTACCCCTGTCGATTAATGATAAAATGTGCCAGGAGATTTTGGGTGTGGAATCGAAGTATTTTACGCTAAAAAGCCAAGCGACGATCAATGGGGTTAGCCGAACACTGACTCTGACCACACGGGTTTATAAAGGCGATCAGAAGCGTTACTACTTTAGGGCTCAATAA
- a CDS encoding prepilin-type N-terminal cleavage/methylation domain-containing protein translates to MKRGFSLIEILIAAAILGFMGVILLSSLNSALHVSEKAISISERHHLIRQALARLSSELSMAYISANRNMTNLVVDTQFRGDKNRISFVAFGGYTHRQDAQESGEREISYFVKDGNLLRSERFNPGKTLWQENRAKLVCPGIEKIQLKYWNSNTLAWDSLWQTEGQPIQTASLPTRIQVELSARLNEDDVERMTTEVEVWLDKPIFLGSGN, encoded by the coding sequence ATGAAACGAGGCTTTAGCTTGATCGAAATATTGATTGCAGCGGCCATCTTAGGGTTCATGGGAGTGATCTTACTTTCAAGCCTCAATTCCGCCTTGCACGTGTCTGAGAAAGCGATTTCAATTTCCGAGCGGCATCATCTGATTCGTCAGGCTTTGGCTCGATTGAGCTCAGAGCTCAGTATGGCTTACATCAGTGCCAATCGAAATATGACGAACTTAGTGGTGGATACCCAATTTCGCGGAGATAAAAACCGAATCTCATTTGTGGCTTTTGGCGGCTACACTCACCGGCAGGATGCGCAGGAAAGCGGTGAGCGTGAGATTAGCTATTTTGTGAAAGATGGAAATTTGCTTCGCAGCGAGCGGTTCAATCCGGGCAAGACGCTTTGGCAAGAGAATCGAGCCAAACTCGTTTGTCCGGGAATTGAGAAAATTCAGTTGAAATATTGGAACTCGAATACTTTGGCTTGGGACAGTCTGTGGCAAACAGAAGGGCAACCGATTCAGACGGCGTCTCTTCCAACGCGCATTCAAGTCGAGTTGAGTGCACGATTGAACGAAGACGATGTAGAAAGAATGACAACGGAGGTTGAAGTATGGTTGGACAAGCCCATCTTCCTGGGAAGCGGCAATTGA
- a CDS encoding prepilin-type N-terminal cleavage/methylation domain-containing protein has product MKNLSRSKVSGFSLLEVMIAMAIMGMALLYLFDAQARSMKLAAKGRSLNIATQLARKQLIDCKYDLLKKGFAIGDYENSGTFEGEGYRDFRWECHGLRFNMPPPSPEAINKAMKAQVNPESNQGNPMAGLDLNANMLAPFFGLISNTLGDSIRELVLIVRWQEQGVAEDLKIVTHVVDPKPLADLASLLSTQLNSPEMRRP; this is encoded by the coding sequence TTGAAGAATCTTAGCCGTTCAAAGGTTTCAGGGTTTTCATTGCTGGAAGTCATGATTGCCATGGCGATTATGGGGATGGCATTGCTTTACTTGTTCGACGCTCAAGCTCGGTCCATGAAACTAGCAGCCAAGGGGCGTTCTTTGAATATTGCGACGCAGTTAGCTCGAAAACAACTGATTGATTGTAAGTACGATCTGTTGAAGAAGGGTTTTGCCATTGGTGACTATGAAAACAGCGGGACTTTTGAGGGAGAAGGATATCGAGACTTTCGTTGGGAGTGCCACGGACTTCGATTTAATATGCCTCCACCCAGTCCAGAGGCTATTAACAAAGCCATGAAGGCCCAGGTGAATCCCGAGTCAAATCAAGGCAACCCCATGGCTGGGCTTGATTTAAATGCCAATATGCTCGCTCCGTTCTTTGGCTTGATTTCGAATACGCTGGGAGATTCGATACGAGAATTGGTTTTGATTGTACGTTGGCAAGAACAAGGTGTTGCTGAAGACCTAAAAATCGTCACTCACGTCGTGGATCCAAAGCCATTGGCCGATTTAGCCTCGCTGCTTTCGACTCAGCTGAACTCGCCGGAGATGCGTCGTCCATGA
- a CDS encoding type II secretion system protein, with amino-acid sequence MLAIGNNKRGFSLIEMMVVLLLVGVFAAIAVPTLRSVTGSRLKRSAIEVQALIRDTYSRAGLSGKTCRIVFDLDNRSYWVEESSDWVRSKSKEQDEEEEREAREMGQAIKKPEFKPVEDELGKVQSLKDDVFFKSIWIEHFEKRESAGHVALYFFPDGYTESAQIILADDPDAKRLYNLIVEPLTGSVMIEDQELPIEES; translated from the coding sequence ATGTTGGCAATTGGGAACAATAAACGCGGATTTTCGCTGATCGAAATGATGGTTGTGTTGCTTTTGGTGGGTGTATTCGCCGCCATTGCCGTTCCTACCTTGAGGTCCGTGACCGGAAGCCGTTTGAAGCGTTCTGCGATTGAGGTTCAAGCTTTGATTCGCGACACCTATTCGCGCGCCGGTCTTTCGGGAAAGACCTGCCGAATTGTTTTTGATCTGGATAATCGCTCTTACTGGGTGGAAGAATCATCGGATTGGGTGAGATCCAAAAGCAAAGAACAAGATGAGGAAGAAGAACGCGAGGCTCGCGAGATGGGGCAAGCCATCAAAAAGCCTGAATTCAAGCCTGTTGAAGATGAACTAGGAAAGGTACAGAGCTTGAAAGACGATGTTTTCTTTAAAAGCATCTGGATCGAGCACTTTGAGAAACGGGAGAGCGCGGGGCACGTAGCGCTTTATTTCTTTCCTGATGGGTATACGGAATCCGCACAGATTATTTTGGCGGATGATCCGGATGCCAAGCGCCTTTATAACCTCATTGTCGAACCGTTGACAGGTTCTGTGATGATAGAAGATCAAGAGTTGCCGATTGAAGAATCTTAG
- a CDS encoding type II secretion system protein GspG, which yields MKSGLKGFSLIEIMIVMMLIGIIVAGIAVATFGQLKKGQVKAAQAEANALAQKLIMYKAERRKEPSSWESLISNGDIEKEPVDPWGNEYTFVCPGVHHPKGCDVRSYGLDGLADTEDDVGNWEQ from the coding sequence ATGAAATCAGGTTTGAAAGGATTTTCGTTAATTGAAATCATGATTGTGATGATGCTGATCGGCATCATCGTAGCTGGGATTGCAGTCGCTACTTTTGGTCAATTGAAGAAAGGGCAGGTCAAAGCAGCTCAGGCCGAAGCCAATGCTTTGGCACAAAAATTGATCATGTATAAAGCTGAACGAAGAAAAGAACCCAGCAGCTGGGAAAGTCTTATCTCGAATGGTGACATTGAAAAAGAACCGGTTGATCCATGGGGGAATGAGTACACCTTTGTTTGCCCCGGTGTTCACCATCCCAAAGGCTGCGATGTGCGTTCGTATGGACTCGATGGTTTAGCCGATACGGAAGACGATGTTGGCAATTGGGAACAATAA
- the gspF gene encoding type II secretion system inner membrane protein GspF: protein MPIYEYHGYDLKGKSVKGSRDADSVKALRVLLKREGVLATQIDEASSASTGKSKGKKSFWGQPIRFEALFSRVSTADIAASTRQLGILLQSGVPLVDSLNALIDQIQNQKLRRIFSEIRSNVNEGMSLANALERHRAFTVIYVNMVRAGESSGALELVLERLSDYLEGQAQLQSKVLSAMTYPLVMALVAFSIMVVMLTTVVPRISQIFIKAKVPLPFMTRFLIGISHLISDFWWLILLVLGGFVYALMVWKKKPQGRARWDRLRLRVPIVGPITQLISVARFSRTLSTLLASGVPLLQSLQIVRNLVANDVLEKAIDEVRDAVREGEDIATPLKRSGCFPPMVTHMIAIGEKSGQLEGMLNRVAITYEQQVQLKITTLTSLLEPIMIVIMGGSVGFIVMAILTPIMQMNSLVK, encoded by the coding sequence ATGCCAATATACGAGTATCACGGCTACGATCTGAAAGGGAAAAGCGTCAAAGGCTCTCGGGATGCCGATAGCGTCAAAGCTCTTCGAGTTTTATTAAAGAGAGAAGGCGTTTTAGCGACTCAAATTGATGAAGCTTCCAGTGCTTCGACTGGAAAATCAAAAGGAAAGAAAAGTTTTTGGGGACAACCCATCCGATTCGAGGCTTTGTTTTCGAGAGTGAGTACGGCTGATATTGCAGCATCCACTCGTCAATTGGGTATCTTGTTGCAATCGGGGGTTCCTTTGGTCGACTCCTTAAATGCGCTGATCGATCAGATTCAGAACCAAAAGCTTCGACGGATATTTTCTGAGATTCGTTCGAATGTGAATGAGGGAATGTCCTTAGCGAATGCATTGGAACGCCACCGGGCCTTTACCGTGATTTATGTGAATATGGTTCGTGCGGGTGAAAGCTCAGGTGCTCTCGAACTCGTTTTGGAACGCTTATCGGACTATTTAGAAGGACAGGCGCAACTTCAAAGCAAAGTGTTGAGTGCCATGACTTACCCCTTGGTGATGGCTTTGGTTGCGTTTTCCATTATGGTGGTGATGCTTACCACGGTGGTGCCTCGGATTTCGCAAATATTCATCAAAGCCAAAGTGCCGCTGCCTTTCATGACACGCTTTTTGATTGGCATCAGCCATCTCATCAGCGATTTTTGGTGGTTGATTTTGCTGGTTTTAGGAGGCTTTGTTTATGCTTTGATGGTTTGGAAAAAAAAGCCTCAAGGCCGTGCCCGATGGGATCGACTTCGCTTGAGAGTTCCGATTGTAGGGCCAATCACGCAGCTGATTTCGGTGGCTCGTTTTTCAAGGACTCTCTCCACTCTTTTAGCGAGCGGGGTTCCTTTATTGCAGAGTTTGCAGATTGTCCGAAATTTGGTTGCGAATGATGTTTTGGAAAAAGCCATTGATGAGGTTCGAGATGCCGTGCGCGAGGGGGAAGATATTGCAACTCCGTTAAAGCGGAGTGGTTGTTTTCCTCCGATGGTGACGCATATGATCGCCATTGGAGAAAAATCAGGCCAGCTGGAAGGCATGCTAAATCGGGTGGCTATCACTTACGAACAGCAGGTCCAATTGAAAATCACGACTCTCACTTCTCTGCTAGAGCCCATCATGATCGTCATCATGGGAGGGAGTGTCGGTTTTATTGTCATGGCAATCTTGACGCCCATTATGCAGATGAATAGTCTGGTTAAATAA
- the gspE gene encoding type II secretion system ATPase GspE: MLWGRPIGEIIQTLFSVTDQRLLDAVQVQKEKGGRLGEVLVSLKAISTAQLAKALAAQMDLLYLDKIEVEKIDPEILRLLPISFAKQNRVLPIGVMENGHIALVCAEPFLVDLLDELRLLFGKELDAYVAAPELIMNSINRAYDRLIRQAETAVAELEESESDTIKGGLEEEVVDLLDSEGDDEAPIIRLVNSLMSQAVKDRASDIHVEPFERDLVVRFRIDGILYEIIKPPKRFQNSIISRLKIMAGLNIAEKRLPQDGRIRLKVAGKDFDIRVSSVPTGYGERIVMRLLDRSSVLKSLEEIGFSKYNLKSIHQIINASHGIFLVSGPTGSGKTSTLYACLSQINTPELNILTIEDPVEYQLPGVGQVQVNTKIDLTFASGLRAFLRQDPDVIMVGEIRDRTTAEIAVQASLTGHLVFSTIHTNDAPGAVTRLVDMQVEPFLVASSLMAVLAQRLVRTICSECRESYVPTEEELRELGLDPQDTPYLWRGKGCESCQKTGYLGRQGIFELMLVDDNIRQLILQNADSATIKAKAREQGMVTLREDGAQKVKAGITTLEEVTRMTREESLTLD; the protein is encoded by the coding sequence ATGCTTTGGGGTAGACCCATTGGCGAAATTATTCAGACGCTCTTTTCGGTGACGGATCAACGGCTTTTGGATGCGGTGCAGGTGCAAAAAGAAAAAGGAGGTCGCTTGGGAGAAGTCCTTGTTTCCCTCAAAGCGATCAGCACCGCTCAGCTCGCCAAGGCTTTGGCGGCCCAGATGGATTTGCTTTATCTCGATAAGATCGAAGTTGAAAAGATCGATCCCGAGATTCTGAGACTTCTTCCGATTAGTTTTGCCAAGCAAAATCGAGTCTTGCCGATTGGAGTGATGGAAAATGGCCATATCGCTCTTGTTTGCGCAGAACCATTTCTGGTCGATTTGTTGGACGAACTTCGGCTTTTGTTCGGGAAAGAGCTCGATGCTTATGTGGCTGCGCCGGAGCTGATCATGAATTCGATTAATCGTGCTTATGACCGATTAATTCGTCAAGCTGAAACAGCCGTTGCCGAGTTGGAAGAGTCGGAATCCGATACCATCAAAGGCGGTCTCGAAGAAGAAGTGGTCGATTTGCTGGACAGCGAGGGAGATGACGAGGCTCCGATTATTCGTCTTGTCAATTCTCTGATGAGTCAGGCCGTGAAAGATAGGGCCAGCGACATTCACGTTGAGCCGTTTGAACGTGACTTGGTCGTTCGGTTCCGAATTGACGGCATTCTCTATGAGATTATTAAGCCTCCGAAGCGTTTTCAAAATTCGATTATTTCTCGACTTAAGATTATGGCTGGGCTCAATATCGCTGAAAAGCGCTTGCCTCAAGATGGCCGCATACGCCTCAAAGTAGCCGGTAAAGATTTTGATATTCGCGTCTCCAGCGTGCCAACGGGGTATGGAGAACGGATTGTGATGCGTCTTCTCGATCGCTCCAGCGTTTTAAAGTCTCTGGAAGAGATTGGTTTTTCGAAGTATAATTTGAAATCGATTCATCAAATTATCAACGCATCTCATGGTATCTTTTTAGTATCCGGTCCAACGGGTTCGGGGAAAACTTCGACCTTGTATGCGTGTCTATCTCAAATCAATACGCCTGAACTTAATATTTTGACGATTGAGGATCCGGTTGAGTATCAATTGCCGGGTGTCGGCCAGGTTCAAGTCAATACCAAGATCGATTTGACTTTCGCCAGTGGTTTAAGAGCCTTTCTACGTCAGGATCCGGATGTCATTATGGTTGGGGAAATTCGAGATCGAACGACCGCTGAAATTGCCGTTCAAGCCTCTTTGACCGGTCACTTGGTGTTTTCAACGATTCATACGAACGATGCGCCTGGTGCGGTGACTCGGCTAGTCGATATGCAGGTGGAACCGTTTTTGGTGGCGAGCTCCTTGATGGCTGTATTGGCGCAGCGTTTGGTTCGAACGATTTGTTCGGAGTGCCGTGAAAGCTATGTTCCAACCGAAGAAGAACTTCGCGAACTGGGTTTGGATCCCCAAGACACCCCCTATCTCTGGCGAGGAAAAGGATGTGAGAGCTGCCAAAAGACGGGCTATCTGGGAAGGCAAGGTATTTTTGAATTGATGCTGGTTGATGACAATATTCGTCAATTGATTCTTCAAAATGCGGACTCGGCAACCATCAAAGCCAAAGCGCGTGAACAGGGTATGGTGACGCTGCGAGAAGATGGGGCTCAAAAAGTCAAAGCAGGCATCACAACGCTGGAAGAAGTGACGCGTATGACTCGTGAAGAAAGCCTGACGCTGGATTAA
- the gspD gene encoding type II secretion system secretin GspD → MLKCICLFLFLSATLWSQQAGPYDDDLPLAPLRGSGSEFPRPSPAKRPDLSGRSAGSLGDVSTVVPTKCIKPKGKFPWNLERAKLSDLVDQISRLMCRNFIIGSGIKPSQEISIISRTPITLEQAWQAFESTLEANELSLFKTGDYYKIIKRGDSNKQPVPVLNEKAELPRDEGMVTFLYDLKHIPKDVAQSLVKGLISRLGDLIVVGETFLVITDGSSNIRRIMDILGKVDIAGASNRIHIVDLIHADATQIQNKLNDIFVSLSGKPEAKAPSRSPYEDYLASRGAADNFSLKKIIADERTNKLIIIASNKAFVQIKEMIDVLDVPTSGAGTQSQIYVYYLKNGDAKKISTTLSTLVQGMRSGQRASVGTPNGFARDAMFESEIKVTADEATNSLVVAASPRDYKALTLVIAKLDKKRTQVFVEAAIMEISLDDTNNFSLGAFGGIPFQIAGNNSTFILANPAGKSLATDVFTKIGAAIATNNVNGVAAAGLAPFLNTMGFIGPTQDLSLNGNNLKVPGIGAILDIMQQYSNVDVLSTPSLMTMDNEKAEMSVGQRVPTVSGMSTVGFGTGQGGLGIPMQNVTYQEPKLKFTITPHVNDDNNVRLEIEQDVSTIGNAIELGGIKGNTQYTFNTKTTKTVVTSQDQQTIVLGGLVDETYRTIESKIPWLGDIPVLGHLFKNTRKEKVKKNLMLVLTPYVVRDENDLQRIYQRKVQEREEFSKLYFGDKITKFDPYIDYDKKTGPVAHLIHQVSFEMEKTENGGKGLPDETVFKPVHDDWERHKFQTLDPSSSEQSILESGAAPVQVPPSMLTESEPASVKVEQ, encoded by the coding sequence ATGCTCAAATGTATTTGCTTATTCCTGTTTTTATCAGCGACACTTTGGTCTCAACAAGCGGGTCCGTACGATGATGATTTGCCCTTGGCTCCGTTGCGAGGAAGTGGTTCCGAGTTTCCGAGGCCTTCTCCTGCCAAGCGACCGGATTTAAGCGGAAGAAGCGCTGGAAGCTTGGGAGATGTTTCTACGGTGGTTCCAACCAAGTGCATCAAGCCCAAAGGAAAGTTTCCTTGGAATCTTGAGAGGGCGAAATTGTCGGACTTGGTCGATCAGATTAGCCGCTTAATGTGTCGAAATTTTATTATTGGCAGTGGTATTAAACCGTCTCAGGAAATCTCGATTATCAGCCGAACCCCGATTACGCTTGAGCAAGCGTGGCAAGCTTTTGAAAGCACGTTGGAAGCAAACGAGCTGAGTCTCTTTAAAACGGGAGACTATTACAAAATCATCAAACGCGGAGATTCGAACAAACAGCCGGTACCTGTTTTGAACGAGAAAGCCGAGTTGCCTCGCGACGAAGGAATGGTGACCTTCTTGTACGATCTGAAACACATTCCGAAGGATGTTGCTCAATCGTTGGTCAAAGGCTTGATCAGTCGACTGGGGGACCTCATCGTCGTGGGTGAGACGTTTTTGGTCATCACAGATGGATCCAGCAATATTCGGCGAATCATGGATATTTTAGGCAAGGTGGATATCGCCGGCGCCTCCAATCGAATTCATATTGTGGATCTGATCCACGCAGATGCGACTCAGATCCAAAATAAGTTGAACGATATTTTTGTGTCGCTGTCGGGGAAACCGGAAGCAAAGGCTCCTTCTCGATCACCGTACGAGGACTATTTAGCATCCCGTGGGGCTGCGGATAACTTTAGTCTTAAAAAAATTATTGCAGACGAGCGAACGAATAAGTTGATCATCATTGCTTCGAATAAGGCATTTGTTCAGATCAAAGAAATGATCGATGTTTTGGATGTTCCTACTTCGGGAGCCGGAACCCAAAGCCAGATCTATGTTTACTATCTCAAAAACGGAGATGCAAAAAAAATCTCGACCACTCTATCGACTTTGGTGCAAGGGATGCGTTCCGGTCAACGTGCTTCAGTCGGAACGCCCAATGGATTTGCTCGAGATGCTATGTTTGAGAGCGAAATTAAAGTCACCGCTGACGAAGCAACGAACTCGCTTGTCGTAGCCGCAAGCCCAAGAGATTACAAAGCTCTGACGCTGGTGATTGCCAAATTAGATAAAAAACGCACGCAAGTCTTTGTGGAAGCGGCCATTATGGAAATCAGCCTCGATGATACCAATAATTTCAGTCTGGGAGCCTTTGGCGGTATCCCGTTTCAAATTGCAGGCAATAATTCGACCTTTATTCTAGCGAATCCAGCTGGCAAGAGTTTGGCGACCGATGTCTTTACAAAAATCGGGGCTGCCATCGCGACCAATAATGTCAACGGCGTGGCTGCTGCTGGCTTGGCGCCTTTCTTGAACACGATGGGGTTTATTGGGCCCACACAAGATTTGAGTTTGAACGGAAACAATCTCAAAGTGCCAGGTATTGGTGCGATTTTGGATATCATGCAGCAGTATTCGAACGTGGATGTTCTATCGACGCCTTCGTTGATGACCATGGACAACGAAAAAGCGGAGATGTCGGTAGGCCAGCGAGTCCCAACGGTGAGTGGTATGTCTACGGTCGGTTTTGGGACCGGTCAAGGAGGACTCGGCATTCCCATGCAGAATGTCACGTATCAAGAACCGAAGCTCAAGTTTACCATTACTCCCCATGTCAACGACGATAACAACGTTCGGCTCGAGATTGAGCAAGATGTGAGTACCATTGGCAATGCAATCGAGTTGGGCGGCATTAAAGGCAATACGCAATATACGTTTAATACAAAAACCACGAAAACAGTTGTGACTTCTCAGGATCAGCAGACGATTGTATTGGGGGGATTGGTAGACGAGACTTATCGAACGATTGAAAGCAAAATTCCTTGGTTGGGCGATATTCCTGTGCTGGGGCATTTGTTTAAGAACACTCGAAAAGAAAAAGTGAAGAAAAATCTAATGCTTGTTTTGACTCCTTATGTGGTGCGAGACGAAAACGATCTGCAGCGTATCTACCAACGAAAAGTCCAAGAGCGAGAAGAATTTTCCAAGCTCTACTTCGGAGACAAAATCACGAAGTTTGACCCTTATATCGACTACGATAAAAAAACAGGGCCTGTTGCGCATCTCATTCATCAAGTGAGCTTTGAAATGGAGAAGACCGAGAATGGGGGGAAAGGGTTGCCGGATGAGACCGTGTTTAAGCCCGTTCACGACGATTGGGAACGGCATAAATTTCAAACGCTGGACCCTTCCTCGTCGGAACAAAGCATTTTAGAATCGGGCGCTGCTCCGGTTCAGGTGCCACCTTCGATGCTGACCGAATCAGAGCCTGCTTCCGTCAAGGTAGAACAGTAG